Genomic segment of Patescibacteria group bacterium:
GATAGCCCTACAGCAATGTAGGGGTGAAACGGCTAAATCCTTATCAGGTGCAAGAACAAATCTTTTGGTAAACCCAAAAGAGCAAAGTAGTTCGCATGAGCTCTGAGGCAACTCAAAGCCAAGATAAATGATTACCTAAAACAGAATTCGGCTTATGGGCTTGTTAGGATAACCAAAAACCGCGTCGTTACACGTGGTTTTTGGTTAGAATGGAAAATTAAAACAGTTTCTGGGCTTTGGCTTTTTGATCCAGCGCTTGATTAGCCAAAGCATCAGCTTTTTTGTTTTTGTTCCTTGAAATATGAACGAATTTCATTTTTTTAAAATCAAGTCTTAAGTTCCAAATTTCAATAAAAAACTCCTGGATTCTCTTATTTGAAAGTTTGTATTTTCCAGTTAATTGTTTAACTAACAGTTCTGAATCAGACTTTAATTCAACTTCACTTGTTTTTGCCATTTTTTTTCCAAAAAGATGCTTAAACTTTTTCAAAGCAAAAATAACTGCTAAATATTCTGCTTCATTGTTTGTAAGCTTTTTCCCTAGGAAATGAGCATATTCTTTAAAAGGCTGGCCTTTTTCATTTTCAAAAACAATTCCTGCTCCTGCTGGACCAGGATTGCCCCTTGAAGCACCATCAGTATATATTGTTATCTTTTTCATATTTTAAAGCGTTTTCTATTAAACAATTTTTAAATTTTTCCAGGTTTTCATTTTTTAATCTAAAACCTGATGCCCGGGCATGTCCACCATAGGTTATAACATAGTCTTTACATTTTCCCATTAAAACAACGCTGTCAATATCAGAAGTAGACCTTACTGTTCCCTGGCTTTCTGTTTCAAACTTCTTATAAATAAAGACTGGCTTTTTAAAATAATTACAAAGCAAAGATGCAATTGGTGAGATTATTGCAAAGTCTAATGATTCATTTCCTTTAAAAATAATTGGTGAATCACTTTTTAAAGCTTCTTTTTTAATATTATCAACAATGTTTCTAATGTCTAGTTTTTTTCGCTTTGTTTTTTCTAAAAGCTCTGGAATCATTGCCCTTACTTCTTCAAAATCAGGATTAGTTAAAATTCTGAAAGGAACAGGCAGTCCATCCTTAACATCACGAACATTCAAAATTGAAATAACTTTTGAAACTTTCTCACGTAAACTATAATCTTTTAAAAGTTCAGTTGCAAAAAGAGCTCTTATTCCTGGCCGTAGAGATTGCTCAATTGTACTTAACCCCTCTTCAATAAATAATTTATTCTCGTCAATTTGCGGCATCATATCAGCAATAGTTGCCAGAGCAACCAGCTCCAAAAAGCTTGTTTTCAGACCTTTGCCCATTTTATTTTCAAACAATAGCTTTGAAAGTCTGAAAACAATACCAACAGTAGCGAAATCTTGGAAAGAATAAATTTCGCTTGGTTGTTTTGGATCAACAACAATATCAGCGCCAGGCAGTTTATCTAAAATCTTATGATGATCAATCACTATTACATAAAATCCGAGCTCTTTTGCCAGCTCTATTTCTTTAAAATTACCAATTCCGCAGTCAACAGTTATTAAAAGTGCTGGTGAAAACTCTTTTAATTTCCCTAAAGCCTTTTCAGTTATCCCGTAACCTTCAATTTCTCTGTCTGGAAAATAAAGCGCTGACACCTTGCCACCTAATGTTGTAATTGTTTCTTTTAAAATAATAACTGAACCTGCACCATCTAAATCATTATCACCATAAAGAATGATTTTCTCTTTATCTTTTATTGCTTTTAGAATTCTTTTAGAAACCTTTTTTAGATTCTTAATCTCCATATATTTGTTTTTATCCGTGGTTAAGAGCTTCAATGCCAGGAAGTTTTTCTTCAGCTAAAAATTTTAACATTGCGCCCCCACCAGTAGAAATAAAATTAAACTTTTCTTTTAAATTAAACTTATCAATGGCCATAATAGTTTCTCCCCCGCCAGCAACCTTAAAAGCAGATTTATTTTCAGTAATTGCTTGAGCAATTTCTTTTGTTCCTTTCTCAAACCTCTTGTCTTCATACATTCCCAGTGGTCCGTTCCATAGAATTGTTTTAGCGCGACTGATCACTTCTTTAAAGAGCCCTATTGTTTCTGGGCCGATGTCATAAATATCTTCTTGTTTTTTAACAGTCCCTATTCCCCCTTCCCTGAGATTATCAATTGAATCTTTTAAAGCAATAATGCCGTCCAAAGGCAAATGAAGTCTTTTATCTGTTAAGTCAATTTGAGCTATTAAGCCATCTTCTTGAGCCTGCCTCTCTTTTAATATTCCTTTATAAGCTAAAATTGCTTCACCGATTTTGCCTCCTATTAGTAGGTAATCGCTTTTTTTCAAAAGATTTAAAATTGTTTTAATTTTTGTTTTTATTTTAACTCCTCCAATAATAATTACAAAAGGTTGTTCTGGTCTTTCTTTCAACTTAGACAGGGTTAATATTTCTTTTTTAAATAAAAGCCCAGCTGCTTTTGGCAAGTATTGAGCAATAGAAACAATTGAAGCATGATTTCTATGGGAAACAGAAAAAGCTTCATTTATAAAAACATCTCCAAAGCTAGCTAGTTTTTTTGCAAATTCTTGGTCATTATCTTTTTCCTGATCATAGAACCTTAAATTTTCAAAAAGAACTACTTTATTGGAATTCAACATCTCAGCAATTTCTTTCTGGTCTTTTTCAAAATAATCAGAAACTAATTCTATTTTGTCATTTAACAGCTCTTTTAATCTAGAAACAATCAAACTCAAGCTTTTATTCTCACCTTTAGTTTCTAAATGACTCATTAAAATGACCTTTGCATTTTTATCAATCAAATACTTTATTGTTGGAATCACTGACTGAATCCTGAAATCATTTAAAATATCCCCATTTTTTGAAATGGGGACATTGAAATCACACCTCAGCAGCACTGTTTTGTTTTTTAAATCAAGTTCAGTAATTTTTTTCATTTTTCTTTTTTAAGTGCTTTTTCTAAATTCTTTTTCAACTTATCCAAATCAATCTGGCTTTTCTCTCTTTTTGGCTTTTCTTTATCAACAATTTTTCTTGTAGAAGAGAATGAAAGAGGTTCTATTCTTTTAACTTGATCTAAAGAAAGCTTCTCATCCTTTTTTCTCCTTTTCTTTAAACAATCTTTGCAGTAAACAGGCCTTCCTGGTTCTGGTTTAAAATTAACTTTAATCTGCTTTGAACATGAAGAACAAACCGCATCATGCATTGGACTTGATTTTTTTTCTGAATAAAAGGTTTCAGAAACTTTTTCTTCTTCCATCCAGCGCTTTATCTTTTCTTCAACAACACTTCTTTCAATACTGTACCTTTCTCTTGCAACCATAATAATTTTGTCTTTATGCGACTGATCAGGAAATTTATAAGGCTCAAGAGTGTGAGCTGAAAAAGGTCTTCCTGCCACACCATCAATCATTAATTTTATATACACATTATACTTGGCTAAATTAACAAAATCTTCAGCGGTTATTTCTGGTACAAATTCTTTTTCTAGATACTCGGCATCTTCAGCTCCTACTCTAAAAACTATAAAAGTGCCAACATTACCGAACACAGCATCTCTTACCTTGGTACTTCTTCCTAATGCTGTCATTTCTTCAAGCTGAGCCATATACTGATTTGCTAAAACCAAAGATAACCTGTACTTTCTTGCCTCAGATAAAATATTGGCAAATGCTTCAGTTGCAAAGTTTTGAAACTCATCAACATATAAAAAGAAATCTTTTCTTTGTTTTTCGGGTATATCAACCCGCGACATTGCTGCTAACTGAAGCTTTGTAATAAGCAAGGCTCCTAAAAGCCTTGAATTCTCCTCACCTATTTTTCCTTTTGATAAGTTAGCTATTAAAATCTTGCCGTCGTCCATTAGTTCTCTCATATTAAGCCGAGATTTAACTTGGCCAATAATATTTCTAATTAAGGGATTGGAGATTAACTGCCCAATTTTGTTTTGAATAGCAGCAGTTGCTTCAACTTCATATCTTTGGGTATAGCGGGCAAATTCATTATTCCAGAAAGACTTAACCATTGGATCTTTAACTTTTGCAACAATTTGTTTTCTGTATTCTGGATCAGCCAGCATCCTGTTAACGCCCAGCAGTGTTGAATTGGGATCTTCTAAAAGTGCTAAAATAGAATTGCTTAAAATATATTCCATTCTAGCTGACCAAACATCAGGCCAGATTTTCTTAAACACTTCCATTAGTCCTGATGCAACTAAGTGTCTGTACTCAGGATCAACTTTCTCCATTACATTAAAAGGCATAGGATAATTCAAGTCAGCAGGATTAAAATAAATAACATCATTAATTCTTTCTGCAGGAATAAAATCCAATATTTTTTCTGCAGCTTCTCCATGAGGATCAACAACACCAACCCCTTTTCCATCTCTGATGTCTTGGATTACCATGTTTTCTAAAAGTGCGGTTTTCCCCATGCCTGTTTTCCCAACAACATAGACATGGCGACGCCTGTCATCAGTTTTAATTCCAAATCTCTTTCTTTGATTTCTAAAAGTTGTTTCTCCTAAAAGAGTTATTTTGTTTTCTTTACTCATAATTATTCTATTGGTAATTCAGGAGGTGCAGCTCTTTTCACTTCAGCCCTTGAAATAGTAGGTGTTGGTGCTACCCGCCAAGATGGAAAATGAAATAAAGATGCTAATTCTTCGGTATTTAAAATAAACTTGGCTTCTTTTGGAGGCGTTCTTGGAAAAACAGGACCAAGTCTGCTCAAATAATTTCTAAACATTCTTCTGTTTTTCAGATAAAGCCTTCTTGGTATTAAAGCATTAATAGGCAAAAATCTGCCTTTTTTAACTTTGCTAATAGTTGGACTAAAAGGAACTAAGGCATTTAAATCAAGAGTTGAATAACTTGAAAAAAAAGTAAACCCAAGCCTAAAATTGCCTTTATTAAAAACATCTCTTTTACCTAAAAAGATAAATCTAATATTGGTTTCGAAAAGTGGTTTAGAGTTTTTCTGTTCCAAAGCATAAACAATATCCCTTTCACCAGGAGTAAGTTTCATTTCAGGAGGAAAAAATGGTTTTTTTTCTTCAGGTTCTTCGCTTTCAGGCACTTTACCTGTTATAAGAATATCTGCTGCTTCTAAAAGCATTGGTTTGGTTGCTGTTGATGGTTTTACTTCTCTTTTTGCTAATTTATCTCTTTCTTCTTCAGAAGCCTTAACCCACTTT
This window contains:
- a CDS encoding DHH family phosphoesterase; its protein translation is MEIKNLKKVSKRILKAIKDKEKIILYGDNDLDGAGSVIILKETITTLGGKVSALYFPDREIEGYGITEKALGKLKEFSPALLITVDCGIGNFKEIELAKELGFYVIVIDHHKILDKLPGADIVVDPKQPSEIYSFQDFATVGIVFRLSKLLFENKMGKGLKTSFLELVALATIADMMPQIDENKLFIEEGLSTIEQSLRPGIRALFATELLKDYSLREKVSKVISILNVRDVKDGLPVPFRILTNPDFEEVRAMIPELLEKTKRKKLDIRNIVDNIKKEALKSDSPIIFKGNESLDFAIISPIASLLCNYFKKPVFIYKKFETESQGTVRSTSDIDSVVLMGKCKDYVITYGGHARASGFRLKNENLEKFKNCLIENALKYEKDNNIY
- a CDS encoding type IV secretion system DNA-binding domain-containing protein, encoding MSKENKITLLGETTFRNQRKRFGIKTDDRRRHVYVVGKTGMGKTALLENMVIQDIRDGKGVGVVDPHGEAAEKILDFIPAERINDVIYFNPADLNYPMPFNVMEKVDPEYRHLVASGLMEVFKKIWPDVWSARMEYILSNSILALLEDPNSTLLGVNRMLADPEYRKQIVAKVKDPMVKSFWNNEFARYTQRYEVEATAAIQNKIGQLISNPLIRNIIGQVKSRLNMRELMDDGKILIANLSKGKIGEENSRLLGALLITKLQLAAMSRVDIPEKQRKDFFLYVDEFQNFATEAFANILSEARKYRLSLVLANQYMAQLEEMTALGRSTKVRDAVFGNVGTFIVFRVGAEDAEYLEKEFVPEITAEDFVNLAKYNVYIKLMIDGVAGRPFSAHTLEPYKFPDQSHKDKIIMVARERYSIERSVVEEKIKRWMEEEKVSETFYSEKKSSPMHDAVCSSCSKQIKVNFKPEPGRPVYCKDCLKKRRKKDEKLSLDQVKRIEPLSFSSTRKIVDKEKPKREKSQIDLDKLKKNLEKALKKEK
- a CDS encoding phosphoglycerate kinase, whose product is MKKITELDLKNKTVLLRCDFNVPISKNGDILNDFRIQSVIPTIKYLIDKNAKVILMSHLETKGENKSLSLIVSRLKELLNDKIELVSDYFEKDQKEIAEMLNSNKVVLFENLRFYDQEKDNDQEFAKKLASFGDVFINEAFSVSHRNHASIVSIAQYLPKAAGLLFKKEILTLSKLKERPEQPFVIIIGGVKIKTKIKTILNLLKKSDYLLIGGKIGEAILAYKGILKERQAQEDGLIAQIDLTDKRLHLPLDGIIALKDSIDNLREGGIGTVKKQEDIYDIGPETIGLFKEVISRAKTILWNGPLGMYEDKRFEKGTKEIAQAITENKSAFKVAGGGETIMAIDKFNLKEKFNFISTGGGAMLKFLAEEKLPGIEALNHG
- a CDS encoding ribonuclease HI family protein yields the protein MKKITIYTDGASRGNPGPAGAGIVFENEKGQPFKEYAHFLGKKLTNNEAEYLAVIFALKKFKHLFGKKMAKTSEVELKSDSELLVKQLTGKYKLSNKRIQEFFIEIWNLRLDFKKMKFVHISRNKNKKADALANQALDQKAKAQKLF